In Seonamhaeicola sp. S2-3, the genomic window TCAAATATTTGCATTACTTTTTCAAAATATGAGGCGCTGTATTTGGGGTCGAAAAGAATAAATGATTCATCTTTAAGTTGCGCCATTGATTTAAAAGTATCACTCGTAACGGGATGATGTTTTGGTAGCACCAAACAAAACGACTCCTTTAAAATAGGTTTAAAAGCTAAGCCTTTTGGTACGCGTTCTAGTCGTACAAAGCCTAGGTCTAAATCAAATGCTAATAATTCCTGTATTTGGGTGTCATTATCTAATTCCTTTAGTGTAAAAACTACATTAGGTTGTTTTTCCTCAAAGTCTAAAAGTAAATTAGGAATAATATTCTGCATGGCAGAACCTACGTAGCCTAGTTTTAAATCGCCTTTTTTACCATCATGTAGTAATTTGGCATACTTTAATGTTTGGTCTAAATTTTTTAACGTAAGAGAAAGCTCTTTTTTTAAATATGTTCCAGCTTTGGTAAGTTGTACTTTGCGGTTATGACGTTCAAAAAGTGTAACTCCTAAATCATCTTCCATTTGTTTTATTTGTCGGCTCAATCCTGGTTGCGAAATAAACAAGCGTTCAGCAGCACGTCTAAAGTGTAATTCTTCGGCTACAGCCAAAAAATATTTTAGATGTCTTAACTCTAATTGATTACTCATGGTTATCAAATAATGACTAAGATAGTCTTTTTAAGCATTAAAAATAAAAATAACTTTGGTTAAGTAAAAATGCGAATAGAAATGAGTTTTAAATACGGAATAGATACACTTACAGTTAAAAAGGTTATGAACATTGCCAATGGTAAATTACAGGCTGAAATTACTCCAGAAGCAAAAGAAAAAGTAGTGGATAGCAGACGAAATGTTGATACTATTGCCAATGCCAAAAAACCAGTTTATGGAATAAATACTGGCTTTGGACCTTTATGTGATGTACAAATCACCCCCGAACAAACCAATAAATTACAAGAAAATTTACTGTTAACCCACGCTGTTGGTGTGGGTAAACCTATTGATAAGCAATTGTCAAAAATTATGATGATTTGTAAAGTGCATGCCCTATGTCAAGGGTACTCTGGTGTACGATTAAAACTTATTGAACGTATTGTGTATTTTATTGAGAATGATTTGTTACCTGTGGTGCCAGAGCAAGGTTCTGTAGGGGCTTCGGGCGATTTAGCTCCTTTGTCGCACTTGTTTTTGCCGCTAATTGGTAAAGGTGAATTTTGGGTTGGTAAGGAAACCAAACCAGCTCATGAGGTTTTAAAAACACATCAACTAAAACCTCTAGAATTAAAAGCAAAAGAAGGGCTTGGTTTAATAAACGGTACACAATTTATTTTGGCACATACCATTGTGGGTTTACATAAAATGGAATATTTATTAGACTTAGCCGATGTTGCTGGCGCCATGAGTATTGAAGGTTATCAGGGTAGCTTTTCGCCATTTAAAGATGAATTGCATAATATTAGACCCTATAAAGGCACCATAGAAGTTGCAGAACGTATGTTTATGTTGTTGTACAAATCGCAAAATGTAGATGCGCATCAAAATTGCGGACGTGTGCAAGATCCTTATTCTATGCGCTGTATTCCTCAAGTGCATGGAGCCTCTAGAAATGCCTACTATCATTTAAAAGAATTAGCCGAAATTGAAATGAATTCGGTAACCGATAATCCAATTGTTTTAAGTGAAACTGAAGCCATTTCTGGAGGAAATTTTCATGGACAACCACTTGCTATGGCTTTAGATTATAATGCAATTGCTGCTGCGGAATTAGGTAATATTTCCGATAGAAGATGCTATTTGTTGTTAGAAGGTAAGTTTGGCTTACCTAGATTATTAACCACAGGCGGAGGCGGATTAAATTCCGGATTTATGATTCCGCAGTACACTACTGCAGCTTTGGTAACCGAAAATAAATCCTTGTGTTTTCCCCCCTCGGCAGATAGTATTCCTACATCATTAGGACAAGAAGACCATGTGTCTATGGGAAGTATTTCGGGTAGAAAATTCAATCAAATTCTTGATAATCTTGAGAAAATTTTAGCCATAGAGCTAATGTATGGTGCACAAGCTTTAGAATTTAGAAGGCCCAATACCTTTTCTGATATTATTGAAGATAATTTTAAAATCATTAGAAACGAAGTCCCAAAATTAGAAGACGATAGAGCCTTAAAAGACGATATTGATAAAATGATTGGCTTGGTAAAAAGACGAGTATTCAACTTAAGATAATTAAAAATGACATTTAAAGACCAAATATTACAAGGGATTCCAAGTGCTTTACCACCTAAACAAGATTATCCAAAAGATGCAAACAGAGCACCTAAACGGAAAGATATTTTATCGGTAAAAGAAAAGCAACTTGCTATCAGGAATGCGTTGCGATATTTTCCTAAAGATTGGCATCAAGAATTGGCCCAAGAATTTGCTAATGAGCTAAATGCTTTTGGTAGAATTTACATGTATAGGTTTAAACCTAAATATAAAATGTATGCGCGACCCATTGCAGAATATCCTGCAAAAACGGTTCAGACAGCAGCTATTATGCTTATGATTCAAAATAATT contains:
- the hutH gene encoding histidine ammonia-lyase; the encoded protein is MSFKYGIDTLTVKKVMNIANGKLQAEITPEAKEKVVDSRRNVDTIANAKKPVYGINTGFGPLCDVQITPEQTNKLQENLLLTHAVGVGKPIDKQLSKIMMICKVHALCQGYSGVRLKLIERIVYFIENDLLPVVPEQGSVGASGDLAPLSHLFLPLIGKGEFWVGKETKPAHEVLKTHQLKPLELKAKEGLGLINGTQFILAHTIVGLHKMEYLLDLADVAGAMSIEGYQGSFSPFKDELHNIRPYKGTIEVAERMFMLLYKSQNVDAHQNCGRVQDPYSMRCIPQVHGASRNAYYHLKELAEIEMNSVTDNPIVLSETEAISGGNFHGQPLAMALDYNAIAAAELGNISDRRCYLLLEGKFGLPRLLTTGGGGLNSGFMIPQYTTAALVTENKSLCFPPSADSIPTSLGQEDHVSMGSISGRKFNQILDNLEKILAIELMYGAQALEFRRPNTFSDIIEDNFKIIRNEVPKLEDDRALKDDIDKMIGLVKRRVFNLR
- a CDS encoding LysR family transcriptional regulator; the protein is MSNQLELRHLKYFLAVAEELHFRRAAERLFISQPGLSRQIKQMEDDLGVTLFERHNRKVQLTKAGTYLKKELSLTLKNLDQTLKYAKLLHDGKKGDLKLGYVGSAMQNIIPNLLLDFEEKQPNVVFTLKELDNDTQIQELLAFDLDLGFVRLERVPKGLAFKPILKESFCLVLPKHHPVTSDTFKSMAQLKDESFILFDPKYSASYFEKVMQIFDDSSFTPNVSHNTIHAGSIYKLVENGFGISIVPESLTTTDNKSIKFIELKRIKQKTTLSVVWNKSSRNPILQKFLELIL